The genome window AGCAAGGAGCTTCGCTGTGGTTGCTGAAAGCTCTTCTATTGTAAAAGCGGAATCCGGACTGAAAAATAGGCGTGTGTAGAACCCAGGGAACAATACGAAAGTAGCGGCAAGGGGAATGAAATAGTACAGTGAAAGGAGAAAAGTCCTTCTTGTGGCCCTGACTGCCATCCTGGTGTTACCCATACCGATGCATCTTCCAATTATTACCGTTGTAGCAAAACTGAACCCCAGAAGCGGATTGAATGCCAGATTGTACACACTGAAGGCAAGATTGTTCGCAGTGAAATCCAATGCCCCCAATCGCCCTGCAATGAAAACAAAAACTGTAAAACTGCCTACATCCATGAAGATCTGAAGACCTGAAGGAAAGCCGAACCTGAGAATTCTTTCTGTTAGCTCACGGGAGAATCTGAAATTCTTCCTGGTTCTATACAAACGAGCTGTTTTACCTGTGAAGGCAGCCACTGTGAGAATAGTACCGGGTACAAACGATGAAATGGCTGTGGCTATTGCGGCTCCCTTTATCCCCATCTCGGGAAAACCCATCTTGCCGAATATCATGAGATAATCCAGAAGGATGTTCAGCCCTGCACCGGCAAGCACGGCCAGCATGGCGGGAACTGTCTTCCCCCGTCCGTTCCAGAATGCGGCCGCGGCTACAGTGAACACTGGTCCCGCTGCAGAGAACATCAGAATTCTGAAGTAAGTTTTTTCAAGTGCAAGAATTTCAGGAGCATGCTGAGACAGGTCCAGAAGAAAACTTCCCGGAATGGCCAGAGCAGCAAGAAATGGAGCACAGAACATTGTCAGAAACAATCCCTGGGCAAATGCTTTTGAGCATCCATCCCTGTCATCTGCTCCGAAATATTGAGCTACAAACGTGCTTGAATACCCGGCGGTCCCGTAAAAAATGCAAAGAAGTGTAAAACTGAGAATTCCCGCCGGCAGAGCAGCTTGAAGCTCAAGCTGACTGTGCTGAGCGAGAAACAGCCTGTCGCAGAACATCATGATAGTTCTGCCGGCCATCCCGGCTATGATTGGGAAAGAAACAGCAATGATTTCCCTGTAGGAATCGGGGCGCCTGCGATCACTATTCATCAGAATACTTTCCAATGTCTTCTATTTTCATAACTCTGCATTCAGAGGCGCAATATAATCGTTTTCTCTTAATCCCGGTCTGTATGGCTTAGTTTTGACATGTAATATGAATACATTAAGTTATAATTACATTCATGTTTGGATGACCTCAAAGTAGCTGATTACCGGAAGGAAGTAATTAGATGAAACACGGACTGATACTCACAGCATCACTCGTAATGCTCCTTTCAAGCACTGTTGCCTGGTGCCAGCCTGATATTGATGATGTCATCGCAGCTCTGGACCAACTCTACAGGAGCAATGACAGTTTTGCGGAGATGTCCATGCACATAGTTACCCCTCACTGGGAAAGAACTCTCACAATGAAGGCGTGGTCAGAGGGATCCGACAAGACGTTCATCAGCATACTTTCCCCGGCAAGGGAAGCCGGGATGGCTACCCTCCGTATCGGAACAGAAATGTGGAACTACCTTCCCAACACGAACAGTACCGTTCGAGTCCCGCCATCCATGATGACGGGATCCTGGATGGGCTCAGACATCACCAACAACGATATCGTAAAAGAAATTACATACACAGATGACTACACTTTCGAATACACTGCTGATACAGCTCTTACAGGAACGTCGGAAGACGGTGTTCTGTATATCAGGCTTGTTCCAAAACCTTCCACAGCGGTTGTATGGTCAAGCATTATCTGCGCAGTGCGAGAGGACGACAATATCCCGCTCTGGGAACACTACTACGACCAGCACGGGAATGAGATAAAGT of Candidatus Aegiribacteria sp. contains these proteins:
- a CDS encoding outer membrane lipoprotein-sorting protein, which gives rise to MKHGLILTASLVMLLSSTVAWCQPDIDDVIAALDQLYRSNDSFAEMSMHIVTPHWERTLTMKAWSEGSDKTFISILSPAREAGMATLRIGTEMWNYLPNTNSTVRVPPSMMTGSWMGSDITNNDIVKEITYTDDYTFEYTADTALTGTSEDGVLYIRLVPKPSTAVVWSSIICAVREDDNIPLWEHYYDQHGNEIKCVTFSDIQDMGGRTIPATMEVVPTNKEGQSTTITWSHAEFNQGVDSDIFTLSNLQTGGNP
- a CDS encoding MATE family efflux transporter; its protein translation is MNSDRRRPDSYREIIAVSFPIIAGMAGRTIMMFCDRLFLAQHSQLELQAALPAGILSFTLLCIFYGTAGYSSTFVAQYFGADDRDGCSKAFAQGLFLTMFCAPFLAALAIPGSFLLDLSQHAPEILALEKTYFRILMFSAAGPVFTVAAAAFWNGRGKTVPAMLAVLAGAGLNILLDYLMIFGKMGFPEMGIKGAAIATAISSFVPGTILTVAAFTGKTARLYRTRKNFRFSRELTERILRFGFPSGLQIFMDVGSFTVFVFIAGRLGALDFTANNLAFSVYNLAFNPLLGFSFATTVIIGRCIGMGNTRMAVRATRRTFLLSLYYFIPLAATFVLFPGFYTRLFFSPDSAFTIEELSATTAKLLAILAAWGVFDAVNLMFSGALRGAGDTKFVVWISSLFAWLLWIPGVIYLYSVRNAGIVELWAFTSIYVAIISVIFFFRFRSGKWKSIDLLGRSNKPVTG